From Halorubrum salinarum, the proteins below share one genomic window:
- a CDS encoding tetratricopeptide repeat protein: MTDERDDDGHEFSSGQGVDADYDAFTLDPPELGEDPSRVDPVDSRVLTEELDRRNIGSEDVDVEQLIDVGLSYMGINRFEEATETFERAANFAEEGSLEAQEAWVNKGAAHAQLEEFDQAIGAYQEALRIDEESEHAATAETNLAYALWESGRGEQALEHAERAVETDPRFAEAWYNRGFLLVERGLAEDAVKCFDNAIRLGYRDAGVLEEKARALEEAGDHEQAEEVADRAEELRREAEEQMVEEQTGQAPGPGGQPPRGGRGGPGGEPGAGGRGGDEGPERELQGEGPEGF, encoded by the coding sequence ATGACCGACGAACGCGACGACGACGGCCACGAGTTCTCCTCGGGGCAGGGCGTCGACGCCGACTACGACGCGTTCACGCTGGACCCGCCCGAGCTGGGCGAGGACCCGAGCCGCGTCGACCCCGTCGACTCCCGGGTGTTGACCGAGGAGCTGGACCGCCGGAACATCGGCAGCGAGGACGTCGACGTCGAGCAGCTGATCGACGTCGGCCTCTCGTACATGGGGATCAACCGCTTCGAGGAGGCGACGGAGACGTTCGAGCGCGCCGCCAACTTCGCCGAGGAGGGCTCGCTGGAGGCCCAGGAGGCGTGGGTGAACAAGGGCGCCGCCCACGCCCAGTTGGAGGAGTTCGACCAGGCGATCGGCGCCTACCAGGAGGCGCTCCGCATCGACGAGGAGTCCGAGCACGCCGCGACCGCCGAGACCAACCTCGCGTACGCCCTCTGGGAGTCCGGCCGGGGCGAGCAGGCGCTCGAACACGCCGAGCGCGCCGTCGAGACCGACCCCCGATTCGCCGAGGCGTGGTACAACCGGGGGTTCCTCCTGGTCGAGCGCGGCCTCGCCGAGGACGCCGTCAAGTGCTTCGACAACGCGATCCGCCTCGGCTACCGCGACGCGGGCGTCTTAGAGGAGAAGGCCCGCGCCCTCGAGGAGGCCGGCGACCACGAGCAGGCCGAGGAGGTCGCCGACCGCGCCGAGGAGCTCCGCCGCGAGGCGGAAGAGCAGATGGTCGAGGAACAGACCGGGCAGGCGCCCGGGCCGGGCGGCCAGCCTCCGCGGGGCGGTCGCGGTGGACCGGGCGGCGAGCCCGGTGCCGGCGGTCGCGGCGGCGACGAGG
- a CDS encoding M20/M25/M40 family metallo-hydrolase, whose product MDFDMRAFAADLCRHRSTAGEEAAAAAFVAERLADLGFETYAWDADPAVLADHPSFPDDLDAAAVEGRRSVAGVLELGGASDASDAGDGDDPAPTLVLNGHLDVVPAEPAEWSSEPFEPVWGDAAARDAPPGRDADGETLTARGAADMKSGLAACVGAAVDVREGVADGSVDLPPSGLRLVVEAVAGEEDGGYGAATAALASPYPFERDAAIVAEPTELRPVVACEGSLMARLEIDGRSAHAATRWRGEDVLPRFEAVREAFAELEAERAESVSHPLYESFPVPWPVVCGRVEAGSWASTVPATLDAEFRIGVAPGETVAEVEAAFRERLDRVAADDPWLREHPPRFERFSVQFEPAEIAVDEPVVEAVRAGLAATGHPDVEPRGATYGADSRHFVAAGIPAVLFGPGTIDEAHYPDETIAWEEVVAARDAVAAAAERFAADYAA is encoded by the coding sequence ATGGACTTCGACATGCGCGCGTTCGCCGCCGACCTCTGTCGGCACCGCTCGACCGCCGGCGAGGAGGCGGCCGCGGCCGCGTTCGTCGCGGAGCGACTCGCCGACCTCGGCTTCGAGACGTACGCCTGGGACGCCGACCCCGCCGTCCTCGCGGACCACCCCTCCTTCCCGGACGACCTCGACGCGGCTGCCGTCGAGGGGCGGCGCAGCGTCGCGGGCGTCCTCGAACTCGGCGGCGCGAGCGACGCGAGCGACGCGGGCGACGGGGACGACCCGGCCCCCACCCTCGTCTTGAACGGGCACCTCGACGTCGTCCCCGCCGAGCCCGCCGAGTGGTCGAGCGAACCGTTCGAGCCGGTCTGGGGCGACGCCGCGGCCCGGGACGCGCCGCCCGGTCGCGACGCCGACGGCGAGACGCTCACCGCCCGCGGCGCCGCCGACATGAAGTCGGGGCTGGCGGCCTGCGTCGGCGCCGCGGTGGACGTCCGCGAGGGGGTCGCGGACGGCTCGGTCGACCTCCCGCCGTCCGGGCTCCGGCTCGTCGTCGAGGCCGTCGCGGGCGAGGAGGACGGCGGCTACGGCGCCGCGACCGCCGCGCTCGCGAGCCCGTACCCCTTCGAGCGCGACGCGGCGATCGTCGCGGAGCCGACCGAGTTGCGCCCCGTCGTCGCCTGCGAGGGGTCGCTCATGGCCCGGCTGGAGATCGACGGCCGGAGCGCCCACGCGGCCACCCGGTGGCGCGGCGAGGACGTGCTCCCGCGGTTCGAGGCCGTGCGGGAGGCGTTCGCCGAACTGGAGGCCGAGCGCGCCGAGTCGGTCTCGCACCCGCTGTACGAGTCGTTCCCGGTCCCGTGGCCGGTCGTCTGCGGCCGGGTCGAGGCCGGCTCGTGGGCCTCGACGGTCCCGGCGACGCTCGACGCGGAGTTCCGGATCGGCGTTGCGCCCGGCGAGACCGTCGCCGAGGTGGAGGCGGCGTTCCGCGAGCGGCTGGACCGGGTCGCGGCCGACGACCCCTGGCTGCGCGAGCACCCGCCCCGGTTCGAGCGGTTCTCGGTCCAGTTCGAGCCGGCCGAGATCGCCGTCGACGAGCCGGTCGTGGAGGCGGTCCGCGCCGGCCTCGCCGCGACCGGCCACCCGGACGTCGAGCCGCGTGGCGCGACGTACGGCGCGGACTCGCGACACTTCGTCGCCGCCGGGATCCCGGCGGTGCTGTTCGGTCCCGGCACCATCGACGAGGCGCACTACCCGGACGAGACGATCGCGTGGGAGGAGGTCGTCGCGGCGCGGGACGCCGTCGCCGCCGCCGCCGAGCGGTTCGCGGCCGACTACGCCGCCTAG
- a CDS encoding SdpI family protein — protein MPSDSRLSTRLRFGVAALLVAVGAAVSLAVAPDLPERMVTQWNGAGEPTGTLPRTLGMWFVPGLAAGLIGLFALLPRIDPLGENIAAFRVHYDRFVVVLTAFLVAVHLAVLAVNLGYAVDVTTLAVAGAAALFYYLGTLLPHVEPNWFVGIRTPWTLSDDAVWDRTHALGARLFKLSAAIAVVGLFAGEYAVYFLVGPALATAAVTVAYSYVLYARGPNEGDDGDAAARTAK, from the coding sequence ATGCCCTCCGACTCCCGACTCTCCACGCGGCTCCGGTTCGGCGTCGCGGCCCTCCTCGTCGCCGTCGGCGCCGCTGTCAGCCTCGCGGTCGCACCGGACCTGCCCGAGCGGATGGTGACGCAGTGGAACGGCGCCGGCGAGCCGACCGGAACCCTCCCGCGAACGCTCGGGATGTGGTTCGTGCCGGGGCTCGCGGCCGGGCTGATCGGCCTGTTCGCGCTGCTCCCGCGGATCGACCCCCTCGGGGAGAACATCGCCGCGTTCCGCGTCCACTACGACCGGTTCGTCGTCGTGCTCACCGCGTTCCTCGTCGCCGTCCACCTCGCCGTGCTCGCCGTCAACCTCGGCTACGCGGTCGACGTGACGACGCTCGCCGTGGCCGGCGCGGCCGCCCTGTTCTACTACCTCGGGACGCTGCTCCCGCACGTCGAGCCGAACTGGTTCGTCGGGATCCGGACGCCGTGGACGCTCAGCGACGACGCGGTGTGGGACCGGACCCACGCGCTCGGCGCGCGGCTGTTCAAGCTCTCCGCCGCGATAGCGGTCGTCGGCCTCTTCGCCGGCGAGTACGCGGTGTACTTCCTCGTCGGGCCGGCGCTCGCGACCGCCGCGGTCACCGTCGCGTACTCGTACGTCCTGTACGCGAGAGGGCCGAACGAGGGTGACGACGGCGACGCCGCGGCCCGGACGGCGAAGTAG
- a CDS encoding DUF7119 family protein, with protein sequence MTEESRADRRSPVGEPVVRSDPAVTGDRAADAVGFDPNDPDSVAEAAETVARFAAGDVSDDDNVLMLRGAAACAALVRGVGSYKEAAERAGEGVSVAFIRKWARVHDLPQAIRRQVANGRIAPSAAKHVARLGGRDRYLLAWAAIDGDLTVREVRAVASAVNDGADVEAAVRDAGVELGRLQLRLPADTYVELRRRASMENVEPGAIVADALDEYLGNDR encoded by the coding sequence ATGACCGAGGAGTCACGCGCTGACCGGCGGTCCCCCGTCGGCGAACCGGTGGTCCGGTCGGACCCGGCGGTGACGGGCGACCGGGCCGCGGACGCGGTGGGGTTCGACCCGAACGACCCCGACAGCGTCGCGGAGGCCGCGGAGACGGTGGCTCGCTTCGCGGCCGGCGACGTGAGCGACGACGACAACGTCCTGATGCTGCGCGGCGCCGCCGCCTGCGCGGCGCTCGTCCGCGGCGTGGGGTCGTACAAGGAGGCGGCCGAGCGCGCGGGCGAGGGCGTCTCCGTCGCGTTCATCCGCAAGTGGGCGCGGGTCCACGACCTCCCGCAGGCGATCCGGCGGCAGGTCGCCAACGGGCGGATCGCGCCAAGCGCCGCGAAACACGTCGCGCGGCTCGGCGGGCGGGACCGCTACCTGCTCGCGTGGGCGGCGATAGACGGGGACCTCACGGTCCGCGAGGTTCGCGCCGTCGCGTCGGCGGTCAACGACGGGGCCGACGTCGAGGCCGCGGTCCGCGACGCGGGCGTCGAACTCGGCCGGCTTCAGCTCCGGCTCCCGGCGGACACCTACGTCGAACTGCGCCGCCGGGCCTCGATGGAGAACGTCGAGCCGGGCGCCATCGTCGCGGACGCGCTCGACGAGTACCTCGGGAACGACCGGTAG
- a CDS encoding lactate utilization protein has protein sequence MPQQKADYADDAEIDAELDELPDDETVEETVANLEERGFDVVVVDNADEALETVTSRIPAGVSVMNGHSTTLEEIGFDEFLSEGDHEWESLPDQIWGIDDDAERQAARRESQTADYFLGGINAVAQTGELVAADLSGSRIGAYPFAAGNVVIVTGINKIVPTLDDALDRLESVAYPLENERAQEAYGVESAIAKQLIYRREAEEGRTTVVLVREQLGY, from the coding sequence ATGCCACAGCAGAAGGCCGATTACGCAGACGACGCCGAGATCGACGCGGAACTAGACGAGCTTCCCGACGACGAGACGGTCGAGGAGACGGTCGCGAACCTAGAGGAGCGCGGCTTCGACGTGGTCGTCGTCGACAACGCCGACGAGGCGCTGGAGACCGTGACGTCGCGGATCCCCGCCGGGGTCTCCGTGATGAACGGGCACTCGACGACGCTCGAAGAGATCGGGTTCGACGAGTTCCTGAGCGAGGGCGACCACGAGTGGGAGAGCCTCCCCGACCAGATCTGGGGCATCGACGACGACGCGGAGCGACAGGCCGCGCGGCGCGAGTCTCAGACCGCGGACTACTTTCTCGGCGGCATCAACGCGGTCGCGCAGACGGGCGAGCTCGTCGCCGCCGACCTCTCCGGCAGCCGGATCGGCGCGTACCCGTTCGCGGCGGGCAACGTCGTCATCGTCACCGGGATCAACAAGATCGTTCCGACGCTCGACGACGCCCTCGACCGGCTCGAGTCGGTCGCGTACCCGCTGGAGAACGAGCGCGCGCAGGAGGCGTACGGCGTCGAGTCCGCCATCGCGAAGCAGCTGATCTACCGCCGCGAGGCCGAGGAGGGCCGCACGACGGTCGTCCTCGTGCGCGAGCAGCTCGGGTACTGA